GCCCAGTAAGGACCACCATCTTTTGGGGCCATTTCACGCTGGCCTTTTCTGCTTTCCGTCTAGCGGTTTTGTCGTGAAAGAAAACGGAAATAGAAAAGCcgttctttttttctgtttttctatcTAGTTTTATTTCTGAGCATGCACAATGGGCATGAGACAATGAAGAGAGACCAAAATGCTGAAAAACGGAAGTGAAGTGGAAATCGGCTGAATACATACtttatggggtttttttgcttttctttttaaagATCCATTTGATTGAGCCGCCAAAAAAGCAGAAGGAATGCTTTCCATGCGTTTCCGTCTTTAGTAAAACGTGATCTGCTCAAAAAAATAATAGTGTGAACTCTGCCTTAGTCACTTTTGCTGGTTTTAATTTACAGATTTTTGGATTATTCTTTTTTCCGGTTATGTTTTTGTTTGCTCTTTAAATCCTGTATTGTAGCCGCTGCAGCCTGGATAATCCACATCTTACCATGACTATGTAGCTTTTTCTAGATGAGTGTTCTAAAtcaaaatggtttcttttcagtgTCTTCGAACTCTAGTTGGTCATACGGGTGGAGTCTGGTCATCTCAGATGAGAGATAACATAATCATCAGTGGTTCTACAGACAGGACGTTAAAAGTATGGAACGCAGAGACTGGGGAATGTATACACACGCTTTATGGACATACCTCCACTGTGCGCTGCATGCATCTACATGAAAAAAGGTCAGAACGCAGAACATGTTGTGTTACAAGAATCGTAAACACATTTATTGTCTCATTTACCTCCTTTGTGGCCTTTATTAACCTTTACTAAAGCAGTCTAGTTACTCTGCACTATGGAAAGCCATATGATATATTAGTGTTCTGGAAGCCGTAGCTGCAAAGCCAGATTCCCTGCATAATGccatttttatatgttttattgAATTGCTGTTGGAGGCATTGGCTTGTCATTAAACACTGGTCATGTAGCTTTAGGATATGGCATAAGTGTTCTACCAGTGGTTGTCCGACCCCTACCATTGCTGGAAAGTACTGTGCCATCTAGTCTCCGGTCAGGTGCGCTCTGATTTGTTAAGACAGCCATGTGAATGTCCAATTGTGATAAATTTGCAGCCAAATTTAGTTagtttttttattgctttgtcTTTAACTCTTCCATTGCATCTTAACTGAAAAATAAATTGGAGCACGGCTTATTTAAAATACTCTGCATGCCCTTTCAGGCATAACTTGGAGAAATTCTCCAGTTAAttgaaattgtattttatttttgttcttcGTCTTGCATGCGACTTGAACACATTTCTCCCGTGTATTTACACCctctttaaaggtgttgtccagttaGAATTTAACTTTTAAAAATCTGAGCTAAAGGGCTTGAAACAAAGAATCAAAAGGTACTGACCCGCTCGATCCCTCTGGTCTCTGTTGATGGgaaaagtcaggtgaccgctgcctgccaatcgGAGACCGCAgcattctgaactcctggcatcatgtctCCCAGGATTTGCGTGCTGATTGCAGGAGACCAGATGGTGATgccgtggcctctgattggttggcAGTGGTCAACTGACTTCTACTGTCAACAGAGGGCTCATGGGGCTGCAACGCTGGATCACCGaggctgaggacaggtaagttccccttttgttgtattttttgggTCAGATTGTAAAAAGTTAGATTCTAACCAGACAACTCCTCTTCATTCTTTTTTCATTCCTTTTCCTAGTAATGTTTAGTATATGAGAAGTGCCCAATTCAGCATTAAGTGTGACCTACTTACATTATGGCATTTAaaatattttgtttctttttttaacccacaGGGTAGTTAGTGGGTCACGAGATGCCACCCTTCGAGTCTGGGATATAGAGACGGGTCAGTGCTTGCATGTTCTTATGGGGCATGTGGCAGCTGTCCGCTGTGTTCAGTATGATGGAAGGAGAGTGGTTAGCGGGGCTTATGATTTCATGGTGAAAGTCTGGGATCCAGAGACCGAAACCTGTTTACACACACTGCAAGGCCATACAAACAGAGTCTATTCGTTACAGGTAAGAACACACCTTTGCAGAAGTGTTTTTGTATTTTCTATTTATTCCCTTTTCTGTTTCTTCTAAAAACCAGAATTAGCCGGCTTATATGTATCAGACATTGTGTGTGTCTATGGAGATACTTCGGAGCTGCATGTGTTGTATTATAAATGTATGTAGGTCAAATGCCATTCCGATTTGTATTTACTTTGCTCATAGCTCATTACACTGTGCCCTCACCATCAGACTCTTTGCTCTCTTTATTCTGTCTGCAGAGATGCCCTCTGGTTATAGGGAACATCTGATTTCTTGAAGTGATTGGCTGTACCATTGTAGGTCACTGATTATCTGCCTTATTTCCATCACATTACTGCAGAATGGTTACATGTGACCTAATTTAATTGTACATTCTGGGGAATTGGGGGAGGCAGATGGGGGGGGCATCCTTTTTTTGCGTCATCGGTCATGTTATTTTGATTTGTGCTTAGAACTAAGGATATACTTTGTAGAATGCCATGAGACGTAATGATGTACGTTCAATATTAAGAATGTGTGTTGGGAGGAATGCCTCATCTTGGTCACAGTTTTTTGTTTAGCCATTTTATCTTGACGGATTGGTTATTTGAGGGGTGTAGCTCATGACAAGGAATGATGTGTAATTAAAtcaattatatatttatatctacCCAAGTATTCCCCCAACTTATGCCAAGCCTTGATTCAGTTTGCTTTCCATTACATGGTTTTACTTCAAAATTGGAAGGCAGAAAATATTATATTTACTGACATTACAAAGATATGTCAAAAGATGCGGTTGAGACGCTAGCACCCTATAAAGTGTCTGGTTCCCCCTGCAGAGCTAGTCCATTCATTGGTGTTTTAGTAGAGGCTCCGATATGTGAGGTGCATTCAACTTCTAAGGTCTCCTAAAGCTGAAAGTATTGTCTTTTCTCAACATAAGCTCCCTCTGGATATACACCTTTTTCACAATGTCGACATAATGATGGCATGGCCACTGGAAATGCTTCTTCAGGGGtctgttttgcccactggaaaatCGCTCATGCACGACTGGAAAGCATCTTTCAATGTTGGCAAAAGCCAAAAATCACTAAGAACAGGGTCAGGTGACTAGGGAGCATGAGGAACCACTTCAAAATTGTTGTCATGAAGAAACCCAATCCAGAAAAGAATCGTCTTGTTGGACCGGTGTCATGTGAGAACAAACCAAGGGAGCCTCAGCCACTCATTTGGCCTTCTTTGAACTGTTGCACCCACAAGCTTGCACCTTCCCATGTCATGACACCTTTATCGAGTCAATGGGTTTCATTCAATGCAGGTGAAGAAAACCCAATTTACACGCTGTTTTTGGAACATGAACATCACCATTTTAAGCATTGAAAGCTCTACTTACTCCAGCCGCTGTCAAGTGGGTTCTGTCCACTGGATGACGTTGCCATCTTTCTCGTTTCTCCCCGAATGCCCGCATCTTCTGAAACATGTCCCACCTTTCTATCTGTTTCTATACTTGTAAAAAGATTAGGCAACCTAAAGACTTGAATGCACTTCATATGACAAACCCGGAAGGGGTTGAAGCAATGAGCATTGTATCTGAGATGGTTTCACAGGCTAGATCCAAAAGAGTTACAGAGTGCTGGTATCCAATTATTTTGAGATTTGTGGGATACATTCAGGAGGTCCTCACCCAACTACTGCATCTTCTGATATACTCATGTACTGCCGCTCAGCTTGTCGGAGGCCGTACTGTTTCAGAAAATGGCGTACTGGTTTCCTAGAACTCTGTTTAACCAAGTTTGTTCTTTCGTGACAGTTTGATGGCATCCATGTTGTCAGTGGATCTTTGGATACCTCAATCAGAGTGTGGGATGTGGAGACTGGGAATTGTATCCACACTCTCACCGGGCACCAGTCGTTAACCAGTGGAATGGAACTAAAGGACAACATTCTTGTGTCTGGAAATGCAGATTCTACTGTTAAAATATGGGACATCAAAACAGGACAGTGTTTACAAACATTGCAAGGTAATTAATAATTGGACTTTAACGCCAAAATAACTGTCTCCTCCTGATATGAAGTAAGCCAGACGACAGGAACTGGATGCGGCACGTCATCTGTTGAGCGTAATTAACTTTGATGGCTAATCTGTGGCTTTTTCCCTTTATTTGTGCTATAAAGCGATCCATTATGCATGGCACTTTCCTGCTTGTACTTCGCTATACAGGGTGCCACCTTCAGTTCACAAAGTCGAAACAGGTTAATATATTAAATCTATAAAATAACAATTTGTTTTTGAAGATGTCAAATCTGTTCACGCTCTAGAAATCACAGTGATAAGTGTCTGCTGTGAAACTTGCATTTACATAGTTTAGAATTTAGATTTAATACCAGATGCTTTGAATAAAATCATTCAAAGTGCCATAAAAATAGTTCATTTTGGTTCAGAAGGAAAATGTTTGTTGGGAAAAAAGACTTGATACTCCCCATTCCACTCGCTGGATTTATGAGACTGGACCGCTTATGCTACCTCCCAGTCTGATTAAGTCATTGGGTCTTGGAAGGTGCTAGGAAGCCCATAGTAACAGCAAGGATTGATTTTTGATATGTCGTCAttgagtttttttggggggtctgCTAGCTAAATGTATCATTACTGTAATGGAACAATTGTGCTTTGTGCAGTAGATTGCCTTCCAGCACTTACATACTTCTCATACTTCTACTTCTCAGAATGTTAAAACCTGTTTAGTTCATATGGTCAGATCTGCAGTTCCCATTCATTATTTGGGATCAATGTGTTGTGGAGTTTCAGAATACTTGCACTTTTGAAGTTTGACCCTCAGCTCCTCACTGAATGGATATGCCAGCCTCGACCCACCCGCTACATGAAGGCCGATAGCTCTTTCCCCTCTTCTGTCACTCATGCATGCAGCGAGCGAGTAGAAACCGGCACACCTCACCCCTGCGACACAGAGCTGAACGTCGGGTCAAACTTTAAAATGCAtctattctgaaacgctgcagtgtttcagagtaCAATACCCACAGGTGGGCAACAGGCATCACTGCCCTGAGTTCCTGCCAcccgtggtttgggcagcatgaacctgatgacagaatctctTCTTTAACTTTTTGTTACTTTTGAGTATCATAAACCCACTCACctggtgatttttattttattctttattttttttcttccataggtCCCAACAAACATCAAAGTGCTGTGACTTGTTTACAGTTCAACAAGAATTTTGTAATAACCAGCTCAGATGATGGGACTGTAAAACTATGGGACTTGAAAACAGGTGAATTTATACGGAACCTGGTGACATTAGAAAGTGGAGGAAGTGGAGGTGTTGTGTGGCGAATTCGAGCCTCCAACACAAAGCTTGTATGTGCTGTTGGAAGCAGAAATGGGACTGAGGAGACAAAGCTGCTGGTGCTGGACTTTGATGTGGACATGAAGTGAAGGCTGGGGAAACTCATTTGTCCAAATTTCTAGACTGCATaattcccccccttttttttctgcctCCCACTTCTTACCCAGTCCTTCCCTCCAAAAATATCCATTGGCCTTGGCGAAACAGGATTAAGGCTTGGGACAACATATTGCGAAGACCTACGCACGGTGGATGAGAAGACATCTTGTCACAAAATGACTTCCTATTTTGATGTGGGCTACCTTTTTCTTTTGCAAAAAGGAGGACTCTCAAAATGAAACCAGGTGCAATTATTTCTTGCAGTCTCCAATTGGTCACAGGGTAGCCCAGTAACTGGGCTTTCCTAGAAGCTAGACCCTAACTAAAGGCTTCACAAATTACTGGTTGACTTCAGAAGAGAGCAGTTGCAACAAAAAGTCATTTTCTGGTTTTTGAAATGCTGAAAAAATAACTGtgaattgttttttttgtacagttttatcacttttttttttgcggacTATTGCCAATGTCAATCAATCACAGTATTAGCCTCTGTTTTTCTACTTATTGTTGCTTCCATCTACATGTTTCAATGTATATGTTGCTCTGGGGTGACAAGCTTGTCTTTTACGTTCTCAGATGGATCTAAATCTTGATGCTGGTGCTAGCAAGTAGGTCTTTTTATAAATGGGGATTGTTGTCCCACAGCTGTACTGTATTCCCAGTGGCCAAACATATTTATGCTGCTAAatgaaaggagagaaaaaaaagcaaattttttttaatattattttactgCTGTGACGTTTTAGTCCCAGACTGAATTCCAAATttcttctagtttggatacagaaaaaaaaacaaaaaaactttttgccaCTGAAAATTGAATCCACTGTGCCTCTAAGAGGCGGAAAGTGGGACAGTTTCAGACAACTAAGAGTGAAGTTTGCTtgcaaagaaaaaatgaaaaaagatttGAGTGTGTAAAAGcttattttcttgtttttttttgggcaAAATGTAAACACATTCCTTAGAACAGAGGTGTTGTAACCTGTTCTTTTGGGAACTTTTTGTTGTGAGGCTGTGgtgaatgttaaaaaataaataaataaacaaaacaaaaaaaaaagacataacacAACTGACAAAAACAAAACTGATCGGACTCCATGAAATGACAGTATTTAGGGGGGAAACAGCTGTTACAGTTAAACAGGGCGAGTTGACAAATGAAGCCGAAGCGAGAGAGCTTTTTATTTGCAGTGCGAGCTTCACGTGCAAGTATAGTACCATTTTACAATTGTCAAATAATTTGCCTCATGTTCCAAGAGTCACAACTCAAGCTGAACTGTGAAAAGTGGTTTAACACTGTATCCTATGCGacctttttgaaaacttttttttttttttcttagacttttttttccttcctcctcatcctatttttttttttttttgttttattatttatagtCTGGTTTTAAATGAATCAGATTtccattttgttcattttacagTTCTGTAACAACATGATGTGATGGAGGAAAACaatgtttaaagggattgtgtctaTGGTTTGATTCACTTAGAAATTTTATTTTCTTATAACTTAAGTgcaataaaatgtgttttttttcatgttacaGACTTTTTATCAGTGCCTTTTTGACATTATGAAATGTTGTGCTTGTAGAATTGTAGATGATTGTACATTTAATTTAAATAGGGTTTGTATGGACGCAGTCTTctgaaaacagcgccacacctgtttgTGGTTTGTGACTTGTATTGCAGCTCGGCTCTAATTAAGGAATAATCTGAGCTGCAGTACAACGCGCGACCTGttgacaggtgtggcactgcaTCCATGTGTTCTTATTCTTGTAAACCTCtgaaagggtggtttcacacactaTTTTTAGGTGTATTCACTTGTGGTgtgaatccgcagcagatttcaccctttcagttgaaTCTGGGAAGTTTTGCTGTGAATCTGCATCATTCGGATCTGTTatgcaaaatccacactaaactgatacatgtgaaggcaccctaaggctatCTTCACATGTAGTagaaaatctacatcaaaatccttATGTAGCAATTGGCTTTTAATATGGATTTCATCCCCTAATTTGAAGAGGTGAATCTGCCTTGGCAATTCACAACCTACATCTATATGCAGCAGATTTAAAAATCCGCACCACgagtcaacttaaaggggttgtcccgcggcagcaagtgggtctatacacttctgtatggccataataatgcactttgtaatatacattgtgcattaattatgagccatacagaagttataaaaagttttatacttacctgctccgttgctagcgtcctcgtctccatggtgccgactaattttcgccctccgatggccaaattagccgcgcttgcgcagtccgggtcttctcctgttctctatggggctccgtgtagctccgtgtagctccgccccgtcacgtgccgattccagccaatcaggaggctggaatcggcaatggaccgcacagaaaagctgcggtccacggaggaacaggatcccggcggccatcttcaccggtaagtatagaagtcaccggagcgcggggattaaggtaagcgctccggtaagctttctttaggtccctgcatcggggttgtctcgcgccgaacgggggggggggggggttgaaaaaaaaaaaaacccgtttcggcgcgggacaacccctttaaggcccttttacacgggatgattttCATTCTGGTAGTTCAAAACGTTGCGCTCTCGCGTGGTTTTTAATgataatcggcccgtgtaaacgtgtgcagaaactgaatgattggATGAGAATGCTTAAACTGAACgaaaatcattcagtgtaaacagcagccgctcagtactgaacagcagctgcttacagtgaatatgTAGAAGGGCGGGGAGAGAACTCttctccagcctccctgctggctgtgcTATGAGCGATCCACTGATACCCGCTCCTGTATaacagcatgggagtgagtatACATGGAGCcaatgtcgggcatcgtttgcccgatactcctactgtgtaaaagggccttttactctgcagttttgtttttttttccgaaCAACATGTAAATGGGAATTCTtaaaatcccattgactttactgCTATTCCAATACGCTGTGAATTTTTTACAGCTAATTCTGCTGCAGCATATCTGCCACGTGGGAGCAATACCCAAGGATGATTGTAAAACTTGTCCTGCTTCTGCTATTCTAGTTAGAAAAGTATGTGATGAAGTTACCGCCACTGACCTACAGGAAGCACATGCTCTtctagtcagaagcacctggtgaTTTTCACATATCTAACAGTAAACAAACTCCAGTCAGAACATTGGATTATGCCAAAGGTACATTCATCATTACTCTCTTGGATCACTCCCAGAATAATCTGACGAcatagagtgaatcatgtgaATTGCTGAAGTGAATCTCCAGCAGATGCAATGATGAGCCAGATCACGTATCATGTGACCAGAAGTTAGATGCAGATGTAACCTAGTTATTGTGAATTTTGTCCATTAATAGTAACAAGCTGAACTTTAATGATCATTGGGTAAATTACAAAAATGTACAGTGAACttgcttctatcatcagtctatacatgcTTCCAAATAATCATCAGACATAGAAATGGCTTTTGCCTGATACATCTGTTCTTCTTCTGCATCCATTGCAGAGCTGTCCTGGATAATTTGATACCTCACTTTCAGCCCTGCTTTTGGTTGGAGCACAGCTAGCACACTCTGAGTACGCTCTGTGGAGTATGCTCCACGAATGATGCACAGCCAGAGCATGTACTCCAGAGATGCTCCTGGCAATGATGCACAGGAAGAACATGTTTTCTGCACTCTGATAATGCTAAGAGTGCAATCCTGAATATGCCCAAAGATACAAGAGAGAATTTTGCAGTTCACCACAAAGCGCCAATCAGGAatcaatatatatatttgcaatatCAAATGTATAATGACCTAAATGAGTCATTGTATATAGATGATAAATGGTATCAAAACAAACCTATTCCTAGATATATGAATTCATAATAGTATCAAAAGAAACCTATTCATAtataaatagtataaaaaaaacctaTTCAAAACATTCATAGAATTGAGGACATATTCCACATATTGCCACACAATGGCATTGTGTAGCAGAGTGTCCCCATGGTGATGGACAAATACATTGATACAGTGGTAACAGCCAAGTAACAATGCCCTATAGTTTCAGACCCTGTACTTTTAATGTATTAAGACATACAATTGCATTTTATTATATCAGCGTTTTCTGTCTCCAAATGATAAACACAATTTTTAAGTATCCAGTAaaataaaggctcttttacacacaatgagtatcactcaaaagccatcttttgagcgataatcattgtgtgtaaatgtgcgctcatcgtgcacttaccatgcacttttcgtccatcgctgacttcaggtccgcatgaaatcctccTCCCTCAGGACTATAAGATAAGacagactgcacgctgtgttctccgcaagcagcactgataacattctttaacagctgttaacagccactggagaacaatagcgatgtatttagagaacagaccaccaactgttctctaaatacatgcaaattaagtGCTAAAGagctgatttagcccattagtacctacaCAAAACGATCGCtccaaactgtcagtttctgacgaattttgagcgatcatctgtgggtgtaaatgcaccttaagaggCTCAACCTGTTATGCCAAGTAGCCTCTGGTCATTTATCCTTTGTTCCTATTTGTGACTggttcattaatagagatgatcgaacgtgtccgttacggacacttacgcacccggacaccggctttcccgaacacttcagtgttcgggcgtaaatgttcgggggccgccggggggcgggggtcgccgtggcagcgcgggcggcagcagtggggaacaggggggagccctctctctctccctctcccccccactccccgccgtacccccccgcgctgccacggcgaccgccgaacatttttcgcccgaacacggaagtactcgcaaagttcggtgttcgggcgaaaaggggcggggccgaacatgttcgatcatctctattcattaacaACCTTTGAGACATCTCTCTTTAGAATCAAGCACTAGAAGTATGGTGGGGGTCCCAATAGCAATCTACTGGTTACTTCTACTATATAGATCATTAGGATGTAATCTACTACATGATCACCAGCGACTAATCTGCTTTCCAGTTCTATAAATCACAAGTTCGATATAgttcaaaaatagaagaaaataacAACCTTAACATTTGTAAGTGGGTTGCAAAGAAAAATGACATCAGAGAAAGCGAAAACATTAATTCCCATTCTTAACATCTACATCTAAttgcccactgctttgcctgtCCTCCCACAAACTACATCTGGCTCAGGCCACAGCAATTGCTAATTTCAATCAAGTCTGTATACTGAGACAGGAAAACAAGAGCGAGGGAGGAAGACATTTAAAAGTCTAGTGTGGCAGAGTACAAGGAATTAATAGATGGTTAGAAATATCCAAAATACTTCAGAATGGGAGGAAAGCACCACTGTCATTAATTTCTCTCTTTTTAAAAGGGCACCGGCCGTTTAAGATGCCTGTTAGACTGGTCAGGAATTCGGGTTGTCCTGATACAAGTGGATGGTGCTTCAAGTTGAGAGCTTTATCAGTCTGCACTTTCCACTTGAATCTCCACCCACACATGTCCTTTTCAGGAGGACTACAGAAGTGGTTGTAAACTGCTTTTACTGCTTTATGCACAACTTATGTAAAAAAGTGCCATTGTCTCATGTCCCATTAAGGAAAGGTTTCTTTTCGCCAGCGATTTAATTTTAATTATCAAATTCGGAGTCAGgaagacatttttttccccccctataATAAAGAAAACTGTCTGCGGAATCTTGGAGGTTATTGGGTTTTGCagaatcaacattgcaggataacctacaatcctaccaaaagtaaacacctgagcaagaatcaaaagtagaatTTATTTACACTTGTTAATACTTCTTTTGGCtcaaatgacattggatactctccctcgtatactttctactaacatctgatatactTTGGCTGGtattttccctccattcatcctgcaaacatctgacgAGTTCtctcaaaataaaaattgatgctgttcatatttccctatcagatgttccagtttgtcccaaagatgttccatTAGAGTTCAGATTGGTGCAGGCTAGTCCAATTAAATGTAAAATGccattggatttgtgacgaggggcgttgtcttgctggaagtatgGCTAACCGTTTCCAGAGTATTGCTACATTGTTGGCAGCGtattgtctacaatgtcagggtacacctccctcttcatggttcttgtcactacaaccaatagaCCGAGACTATAACAGAACAACCGCCACTGTACTTAACTATTGGCACAAAACACTCTGGTAAAAGGTGTTCCCCAAGCATCCTGCGCCCAGGTTTGTTCATCTAATTTGAAGatgggcttgtattttgcgggacaagttatgtttttttaatggcaccactttcagatacatataatgtgttataaaactttttttttttttttttttgtgggggggagggagggagtgatgtaaaaaaaaaaacaattccaccattgttttttgggttttgtatTAAATTGGCGTTCACAGTGCGGTAAAAAACAGGACCGTTTTCTGGATCAGCACAATGAAGGCAATACTAAGTTTttatgtagggtttttttttgcgttactgcttttgcacattaaaagcaattagaaaataacattttttttttctcgttgcATTGCAAaagccagaacatttttatttttttttcaacctgaACTCTAGAATTAGGTGTTTTTTGGTGTTCAGTAtatgacttaaccccttagtgaccaagcctgtttgcgccttaatgaccaggccaaattttgcaaatctgacatgtcactttaacatggaaaaacaccagaaaggttttgcatatccaagcgattctgacattgttttttcgccacatgttgtacttcatttaggcggaaaaaatagaccgatagaatttgtgtttatttattaaaagcgccaaaattgggaaaaatttgaaaaaatcgttttttcacatttccaactgcaatatcttaaatatgtgcaaacataatatagaaatttttgctaatatatatatttccacccgtttattttgggcgcacattggaaaaactttcgtgtttttgttttttttttaaccatttaggagac
The sequence above is a segment of the Eleutherodactylus coqui strain aEleCoq1 chromosome 7, aEleCoq1.hap1, whole genome shotgun sequence genome. Coding sequences within it:
- the FBXW7 gene encoding F-box/WD repeat-containing protein 7 isoform X2 yields the protein MSKSGKAALKYDLVPIDLTSTKETVPPQTVMKTFCISIIAHGLPFCRRRMKRKLDHGSEVRSFSLGKKPCKGSEYTSTTGLVPCSATPTTFGDLRAANGQGQQRRRITSVQPPSGLQEWLKMFQSWSGPEKLLALDELIDSCEPTQVKHMMQVIEPQFQRDFISLLPKELALYVLSFLEPKDLLQAAQTCRYWRILAEDNLLWREKCKEDGIDEPLHIKRRKVLKPGFTHSPWKSAYIRQHRIDTNWRRGELKSPKVLKGHDDHVITCLQFCGNRIVSGSDDNTLKVWSAVTGKCLRTLVGHTGGVWSSQMRDNIIISGSTDRTLKVWNAETGECIHTLYGHTSTVRCMHLHEKRVVSGSRDATLRVWDIETGQCLHVLMGHVAAVRCVQYDGRRVVSGAYDFMVKVWDPETETCLHTLQGHTNRVYSLQFDGIHVVSGSLDTSIRVWDVETGNCIHTLTGHQSLTSGMELKDNILVSGNADSTVKIWDIKTGQCLQTLQGPNKHQSAVTCLQFNKNFVITSSDDGTVKLWDLKTGEFIRNLVTLESGGSGGVVWRIRASNTKLVCAVGSRNGTEETKLLVLDFDVDMK
- the FBXW7 gene encoding F-box/WD repeat-containing protein 7 isoform X4, coding for MGFYGTLKMIFYKMKRKLDHGSEVRSFSLGKKPCKGSEYTSTTGLVPCSATPTTFGDLRAANGQGQQRRRITSVQPPSGLQEWLKMFQSWSGPEKLLALDELIDSCEPTQVKHMMQVIEPQFQRDFISLLPKELALYVLSFLEPKDLLQAAQTCRYWRILAEDNLLWREKCKEDGIDEPLHIKRRKVLKPGFTHSPWKSAYIRQHRIDTNWRRGELKSPKVLKGHDDHVITCLQFCGNRIVSGSDDNTLKVWSAVTGKCLRTLVGHTGGVWSSQMRDNIIISGSTDRTLKVWNAETGECIHTLYGHTSTVRCMHLHEKRVVSGSRDATLRVWDIETGQCLHVLMGHVAAVRCVQYDGRRVVSGAYDFMVKVWDPETETCLHTLQGHTNRVYSLQFDGIHVVSGSLDTSIRVWDVETGNCIHTLTGHQSLTSGMELKDNILVSGNADSTVKIWDIKTGQCLQTLQGPNKHQSAVTCLQFNKNFVITSSDDGTVKLWDLKTGEFIRNLVTLESGGSGGVVWRIRASNTKLVCAVGSRNGTEETKLLVLDFDVDMK
- the FBXW7 gene encoding F-box/WD repeat-containing protein 7 isoform X3, yielding MPSAALQYCKLPGWERFSSYLPTSLMKRKLDHGSEVRSFSLGKKPCKGSEYTSTTGLVPCSATPTTFGDLRAANGQGQQRRRITSVQPPSGLQEWLKMFQSWSGPEKLLALDELIDSCEPTQVKHMMQVIEPQFQRDFISLLPKELALYVLSFLEPKDLLQAAQTCRYWRILAEDNLLWREKCKEDGIDEPLHIKRRKVLKPGFTHSPWKSAYIRQHRIDTNWRRGELKSPKVLKGHDDHVITCLQFCGNRIVSGSDDNTLKVWSAVTGKCLRTLVGHTGGVWSSQMRDNIIISGSTDRTLKVWNAETGECIHTLYGHTSTVRCMHLHEKRVVSGSRDATLRVWDIETGQCLHVLMGHVAAVRCVQYDGRRVVSGAYDFMVKVWDPETETCLHTLQGHTNRVYSLQFDGIHVVSGSLDTSIRVWDVETGNCIHTLTGHQSLTSGMELKDNILVSGNADSTVKIWDIKTGQCLQTLQGPNKHQSAVTCLQFNKNFVITSSDDGTVKLWDLKTGEFIRNLVTLESGGSGGVVWRIRASNTKLVCAVGSRNGTEETKLLVLDFDVDMK